The genomic interval TCGGGCCGTCTCCTCCTCCTGTTCGGAGTCGAGCTGCGAGACGGCCGCGTCGATCAGTGTGGAGTCGACGCCTTTGGTGCGCAGTTCCTGGGCGAGCGCCCGCCGGGCGAGCCCCCGGCCATGGTGCCGGGACTCCACCCAGGCGTCCGCGAACGCGCTGTCGTTGATCAGCCCGACCTCCTCGAACCGCGACAGCACCTCCTCGGCGACGTCGTCCGGGATCTCCCGCTTGCGCAGGGCGTCGGCGAGCTGCTTCCGCGTACGCGGGGTCCCGGTGAGCAGGCGCAGACAGATGCCCCGCGCCCGCTCCACCGGGTCCGCCGGAGGCTCCCCCTTCTCGGCCCTCGACAAGGAGGGGCCGCCTCCGTCCTCGCCGGGCGATTCCCCGAAGCCGCGCCGGCGCTGCCGACGCCCACGGGGACCGCCCGCGCCGGGTGCTCCGCCGCCTCGACGCGAGCTCCGGCCGAACGCCCCGGAACCACGCGTCGCCCCGTCACCGGACTCCTCGCCGCTCGGCCCACCGTCGCCGAACGTCCCACCGTCACTGTGGGAACGCCCGCCGCGGTAGGACGAACCGGTGCCGTGCGCGAAGTCGTCGCCGAACACTTCCTCGGCGCCGTGCGACACCGAACGGCCGTATCCCCCGTCCGTTCCATGCCCCGTGCCGTCCCCGTGCCCGTCGCCGCCCGGCCCGGCAGAACCCCCGTCGCCTCTTCCGCCCCACCCTCGCGGAGCGTCCTCGTACTCGGCCCAGTCGGTTCGCCGTGTCACGGGATCAGCTCTTGGCGGCCGGAGCCTTGGCCTTCGTCGCCTTCGCGGCCGCCGGAGCCGGCACCTTCGCGGCGTCGTCCGCGACAGCGCTCACCGCGGCGTCCGCACCCGGCTCCGCGGCAGGCTGCTCGGGCCGCACACCGACGCCCAGCTTCTCCTTGATCTTCTTCTCGATCTCGTTGGCCAGGTCGGGGTTGTCCTTCAGGAAGTTGCGCGCGTTCTCCTTGCCCTGGCCGAGCTGGTCGCCCTCGTACGTGTACCAGGCGCCGGCCTTGCGGACGAAGCCGTTCTCCACGCCCATGTCGATCAGGCCGCCCTCGCGGCTGATGCCCTGGCCGTAGAGGATGTCGAACTCGGCCTGCTTGAAGGGCGGCGCGACCTTGTTCTTGACGACCTTGACGCGGGTGCGGTTGCCGACCGCGTCCGTGCCGTCCTTCAGGGTCTCGATGCGGCGGATGTCCATGCGCACCGAGGCGTAGAACTTCAGCGCCCGACCACCGGTCGTGGTCTCCGGGGAGCCGAACATCACACCGATCTTCTCGCGGAGCTGGTTGATGAAGATGGCGGTGGTCTTGGACTGGTTGAGCGCGCTGGTGATCTTCCGCAGGGCCTGGCTCATCAGACGGGCCTGCAGACCGACGTGGCTGTCGCCCATCTCGCCCTCGATCTCCGCGCGCGGGACGAGCGCGGCGACGGAGTCGATGACGATCAGGTCGAGGGCACCGGAGCGGACCAGCATGTCCACGATCTCCAGGGCCTGCTCGCCGTTGTCCGGCTGGGACAGGATCAGGTTGTCGATGTCGACGCCGAGCTTCTTCGCGTACTCGGGGTCGAGGGCGTGCTCCGCGTCGATGAAGGCGACCTGGCCGCCGGCCTTCTGCGCGTTCGCCACCGCGTGCAGCGTCAGGGTCGTCTTGCCGGAGGACTCCGGGCCGTACACCTCCACCACGCGGCCGCGCGGGATGCCGCCGACGCCGAGCGCGACGTCGAGCGCGGTCGACCCGGTGGGGATGACCTCGATGGGCTCGTTCGGCCGCTCGCCCATGCGCATGACCGCGCCCTTGCCGAACTGCCGTTCAATCTGTGCGAGAGCGGCGTCCAGGGCCTTCTCGCGGTCGGTTCCTGCCATGGGTTCCACCCGATTTGCTTGAGTCGATCGCTTCACGTCAAAGACGCTAACGCCTGCCACTGACAATGCGCCCCGACGCCCGTCCAGCCTGTGGATAACTCGGGAACTTCTCCATGCAAAGCATGCCGAAACGCCCGTCATTGACTTCGCCGGAGCTTCCATATGAATGGATGTTCGATTTTCGTGTCAAGCGCACCACGCGGCACCCGGGACACTTCCCGAAGCCCGCTCCGGCGGCCTCTTCCGACCTCTTCGGCTACTTCCCGCGGCGTACTCCAGGTGCCTTCGGCGGTACGACGACCGGGCGGCCCCGTGCCCGCGAGTCTTGTGCCATGCAGACCACGACGAGCACCCGGGAAACGACCTCGACCACCCTCCGGGGCAACAGCGGGACGGCACGACACCCCGCCGTGATCGCGCCCCTGTCCGCCCTGCTCCTGCCGGCCGCGTCCGTCCCCGACGGGATCGCCCCCGGAGCGGGCCACCCCGCCGTGCCGCCCGGTCTCCTCATCCCCCTTGGGGTGGCGGGTCCGCTGACCCGGCGCACGAACCGGGTGACCGGGCTCGCCCTCGGTGTCGGCCTGTTCATCGGGGTGGGCACGCTCCTGACCCCGAACACCGGTGATCACCTCTCCTCGGGTGACACCGCGCTCATCGCCTCGACGCTCGCCGAAGCCGTCGCCCTCGCCGCCCTCGTGATCGCCGGAGCCGCGGCCTGCCTGACCCGGAAGGGAGCGCGGGCCTGATGGACCCGGTCCTGCGCGATGCGCCCTCGGTGCCGGCCCGGACACCGGGGCCGCGGCCCGTCGACGCACGCCGCGTGGAGCGTCTCTGTCACGCCACCGGTCTCCTCCTGCTCCTCTCCGGGCTCGCGCACCTGGTGATGTTCGCCGTGGACGGCGGCCCCTGGGACGGGCCGGTCTCCTGGCGCAAGCCGGTGACGTTCGGGGTGTCCTTCGGAGTGACCCT from Streptomyces sp. CC0208 carries:
- the recA gene encoding recombinase RecA yields the protein MAGTDREKALDAALAQIERQFGKGAVMRMGERPNEPIEVIPTGSTALDVALGVGGIPRGRVVEVYGPESSGKTTLTLHAVANAQKAGGQVAFIDAEHALDPEYAKKLGVDIDNLILSQPDNGEQALEIVDMLVRSGALDLIVIDSVAALVPRAEIEGEMGDSHVGLQARLMSQALRKITSALNQSKTTAIFINQLREKIGVMFGSPETTTGGRALKFYASVRMDIRRIETLKDGTDAVGNRTRVKVVKNKVAPPFKQAEFDILYGQGISREGGLIDMGVENGFVRKAGAWYTYEGDQLGQGKENARNFLKDNPDLANEIEKKIKEKLGVGVRPEQPAAEPGADAAVSAVADDAAKVPAPAAAKATKAKAPAAKS
- the recX gene encoding recombination regulator RecX translates to MTRRTDWAEYEDAPRGWGGRGDGGSAGPGGDGHGDGTGHGTDGGYGRSVSHGAEEVFGDDFAHGTGSSYRGGRSHSDGGTFGDGGPSGEESGDGATRGSGAFGRSSRRGGGAPGAGGPRGRRQRRRGFGESPGEDGGGPSLSRAEKGEPPADPVERARGICLRLLTGTPRTRKQLADALRKREIPDDVAEEVLSRFEEVGLINDSAFADAWVESRHHGRGLARRALAQELRTKGVDSTLIDAAVSQLDSEQEEETARELVDRKLRATRGLDRDKRLRRLAGMLARKGYSEGMALRVVRQALEEEGEETEFLGDEGF